A DNA window from Altererythrobacter sp. B11 contains the following coding sequences:
- a CDS encoding DUF6152 family protein: protein MKRLFYPLAALAAVALVPVASSAHHSTAMFEWGKEVPLKNAKVVRWEWTNPHTFLYVTTDGPNGAVKKWAFEGMSPNHLTRAGWSKRSLKPGDVVDLTYYPLRDGRSGGFNVTVTFPDGHKLNQLQFD from the coding sequence ATGAAGCGCCTATTTTACCCCCTCGCCGCCCTCGCGGCCGTCGCGCTGGTGCCCGTGGCCAGCTCTGCCCACCATTCCACCGCCATGTTCGAATGGGGCAAGGAAGTGCCGCTGAAGAACGCCAAGGTCGTCCGCTGGGAATGGACCAATCCGCACACCTTCCTCTACGTCACCACCGATGGGCCGAACGGCGCGGTGAAGAAATGGGCCTTCGAAGGGATGAGCCCCAACCACCTGACCCGTGCCGGCTGGTCGAAGCGATCGCTGAAGCCGGGCGATGTGGTCGACCTCACCTATTATCCGCTGCGCGACGGACGAAGCGGGGGCTTCAACGTCACGGTGACCTTCCCCGACGGACACAAGCTCAACCAGCTGCAGTTCGACTGA
- a CDS encoding TonB-dependent receptor plug domain-containing protein has product MKRLHLSGIRALLLAASATGSLCAAPAFAEEDAAEDAADQPAETAGSPEGRTAGEGGQIVVTGSRLARTTFDAPSPVTTLGGDDLARRGVTNIAEAIAELPSFRDTTSPQTQGFGSFNVGARIMNLRGLGVTRNLILVNGRRFAPSTREGSVDLNFLPSILIDRTEIVTGGASAAYGSDAITGVVNVILNRNLEGIKLEADYGISEEGDGERYHAAAAFGTALGDRGHFVIGGEYADQKGIGNCFTRDWCTPGAIVTNVGFRGGNGLPNFVRSNDNGGLRFNNAGVVYGGPQNIYGTGGITFDADGQPQPFAVGRPSFALYQVGGDILPAYINSNITVPVERYTVHASADYELTDDINFFVEGTYGHVDGQLLQTSFFNTAIPIFADNPFIPDAVRATLPAAQQAQPTGPSSLVRPATPAFNMARMFDDFARGYSTSAADTYRAAAGLDGSFGGGWNWDGYYQYSRTDRQQRVVDNLIVGAAIYPVTNPATIAQSNANFYFAADAVIDPATGDPTCRALLSNDPALVAAAQGCVPLNLFGENNYDPAARDYIYGTLIEDIKLEQHVFAANVNGDLFEAPGGSVGLAVGAEYRVDKIDVVHDDLSNLYAYFQNFGADYNGKTEVVEGYAELEVPLLADVPGAQALTANAAIRQTHYKITGFGSYLRTQASNSFDATAWKLSANWEPTDWLRFRVSRSRDIRAPNFAELFLSSASSFTVVNNPFNPAQVGNPDLLNGGSPYLRPEKADTWGAGMILQPHAFLQGFRFSVDYFNIKVKDYIGSPPGGFQNIINECFAGREQACSLINDGTIAQGEDVEEIRNISLNLEELRTSGLDFEADYRIDLGSSNQLLLRGLATYTDELSTTAFGQKIDRAGQTGVAAAIASPKWAASGFITFVNPRFTATVQGRYVDSGVLDALYRDPGDADYAPTEVNSINDNSVPSRFYVNLFATVKMGPLREDDSGFELFFRINNLFDKAPPIVPEFQYPTNPVYFDTIGRYYTIGARARF; this is encoded by the coding sequence ATGAAGCGTCTACACCTGTCCGGAATCCGTGCCCTGCTGCTGGCTGCGAGTGCTACCGGGTCGCTCTGCGCGGCGCCGGCCTTCGCGGAAGAGGATGCCGCGGAGGATGCCGCCGACCAGCCGGCGGAAACGGCCGGATCACCCGAGGGCCGCACGGCTGGGGAGGGCGGGCAGATCGTCGTCACCGGCTCCCGCCTCGCGCGCACCACCTTCGACGCGCCGTCCCCCGTGACCACGCTGGGCGGCGATGATCTCGCCCGCCGCGGCGTGACCAATATCGCCGAGGCGATCGCCGAGCTGCCTTCTTTCCGCGACACCACCAGCCCGCAGACGCAGGGCTTCGGCAGCTTCAACGTGGGCGCGCGCATCATGAACCTGCGCGGGCTGGGGGTGACGCGCAACCTGATCCTGGTGAACGGCCGCCGCTTCGCCCCCTCCACGCGCGAAGGTTCGGTGGACCTCAACTTCCTTCCCTCGATCCTCATCGACCGGACGGAGATCGTCACCGGCGGCGCCTCCGCCGCCTATGGCTCCGACGCCATCACGGGTGTGGTGAACGTCATCCTCAACCGCAATCTGGAAGGCATCAAGCTGGAGGCCGACTACGGCATTTCAGAAGAAGGTGATGGCGAACGCTACCACGCGGCGGCTGCCTTCGGCACGGCGCTGGGCGATCGCGGCCATTTCGTGATCGGCGGCGAATATGCCGACCAGAAGGGCATCGGCAATTGCTTCACGCGTGACTGGTGCACGCCGGGTGCGATCGTCACAAATGTCGGTTTTCGCGGCGGGAACGGCCTGCCCAATTTCGTGCGAAGCAACGACAACGGCGGCTTGCGCTTCAACAACGCCGGCGTTGTCTACGGCGGGCCGCAGAATATCTACGGCACCGGTGGGATCACCTTCGATGCCGATGGCCAGCCCCAGCCCTTCGCGGTCGGCCGACCGTCTTTCGCTCTATATCAGGTGGGCGGGGACATCCTGCCAGCCTACATCAACTCCAACATCACCGTGCCGGTGGAACGCTACACCGTTCATGCCTCGGCCGATTACGAGCTGACCGACGACATCAATTTCTTTGTCGAAGGCACCTATGGCCATGTGGATGGCCAGCTGCTGCAGACATCCTTCTTCAACACCGCCATCCCGATCTTCGCGGACAACCCGTTCATTCCGGACGCTGTTCGCGCGACCCTCCCGGCGGCGCAACAGGCGCAGCCCACCGGGCCCAGTTCTCTCGTCCGGCCTGCCACGCCGGCGTTTAACATGGCGCGGATGTTCGACGATTTCGCCCGCGGCTACAGCACCTCCGCCGCGGATACCTATCGCGCCGCCGCAGGCCTCGACGGCAGCTTCGGCGGCGGCTGGAACTGGGATGGCTATTACCAGTACAGCCGCACCGATCGTCAGCAGCGCGTGGTGGACAATCTCATCGTCGGCGCTGCCATCTATCCGGTGACCAATCCCGCCACGATCGCGCAGAGCAACGCCAATTTCTACTTCGCCGCCGATGCGGTGATCGATCCCGCCACGGGCGATCCCACCTGCCGTGCCTTGCTGAGCAATGATCCCGCGCTGGTGGCCGCCGCGCAGGGCTGCGTGCCGCTGAACCTGTTCGGCGAGAACAATTACGATCCGGCTGCCCGGGATTACATCTACGGAACGCTGATCGAGGACATCAAGCTGGAGCAGCATGTCTTCGCCGCCAATGTGAACGGCGACCTGTTCGAAGCGCCGGGCGGCAGCGTCGGCCTCGCCGTGGGCGCCGAATACCGCGTGGACAAGATCGACGTGGTGCACGACGATCTCTCCAACCTCTACGCCTATTTCCAGAACTTCGGCGCAGACTACAACGGCAAGACCGAAGTGGTGGAAGGCTATGCGGAACTGGAGGTGCCGCTGCTGGCCGATGTGCCGGGCGCTCAGGCGCTGACTGCCAACGCTGCGATCCGGCAGACGCATTACAAGATCACCGGCTTCGGCAGCTATCTGCGGACGCAAGCGTCCAACTCCTTCGATGCCACCGCGTGGAAGCTGAGCGCGAATTGGGAGCCGACCGACTGGCTGCGCTTCCGCGTCAGCCGCTCGCGCGACATCCGGGCACCCAACTTCGCGGAGTTGTTCCTCTCCTCCGCCAGTTCCTTCACCGTGGTGAACAACCCGTTCAACCCGGCGCAGGTGGGCAATCCCGATCTGCTGAACGGTGGCAGCCCCTACCTGCGGCCGGAGAAGGCAGACACCTGGGGCGCGGGGATGATCCTGCAGCCGCATGCTTTCCTGCAGGGCTTCCGCTTCTCGGTCGACTACTTCAACATCAAGGTGAAGGATTACATCGGATCGCCCCCCGGCGGCTTCCAGAACATCATCAACGAGTGTTTCGCGGGGCGCGAGCAGGCATGTTCGCTGATCAACGACGGCACCATCGCGCAGGGCGAGGACGTCGAGGAAATCCGCAACATCTCGCTCAATCTCGAGGAATTGCGGACGAGCGGGCTCGATTTCGAAGCGGATTACCGGATCGATCTGGGAAGCAGCAACCAGCTGCTGCTGCGCGGTCTTGCTACTTATACCGACGAGCTTTCGACCACGGCCTTCGGCCAGAAGATAGACCGGGCCGGGCAGACGGGCGTCGCGGCCGCGATCGCATCGCCCAAATGGGCGGCCAGCGGCTTCATCACCTTCGTCAATCCGCGTTTCACCGCGACCGTGCAGGGCCGTTACGTCGACAGCGGCGTTCTGGATGCCTTGTATCGCGATCCTGGCGACGCGGATTACGCCCCCACGGAGGTAAACAGCATCAACGACAACAGCGTGCCGAGCCGGTTCTACGTGAACCTCTTCGCCACGGTGAAGATGGGCCCGCTGCGGGAGGATGACAGCGGGTTCGAGCTGTTCTTCCGCATCAACAATCTGTTCGACAAGGCCCCGCCTATCGTGCCGGAATTCCAGTATCCGACCAATCCGGTCTATTTCGACACCATCGGACGCTACTACACGATCGGGGCGCGCGCCCGCTTCTGA